Part of the Cryptosporangium arvum DSM 44712 genome, CATCCGGCCGAGGACGTCACGGGCGACGCCGCGGACGTCGACGTTCTGGCCGCCGTCGCGGAAGGACGGTGCGCGTTCGATCACGGTGACCTCCCAGCCGGTGCGCGCGAGCCAGTAGGCGGCGGAGAGCCCGGCGATGCTGGCTCCGGACACCACGGCACGTCGTGAGCTCATGACCTGCTTCACTTCCTTCTGATCGGGGACCAGCTGGGCTTTACAGTGAAGCTACTTCAGAGTGAAGGGTGGCGCATGGCGAGAGTCGACCCGCTCGCGGTGCGGTGGGCGCCGGAGCACACCGCCGCGATCCAGGGGCTGCGTGACTGGGCGGTCCGGTTCACCGAGCTGAACCAGCACCTGGCGGCCTGGATGAACCTGCCGGGCTCGGACGCGACCGCGCTCAGCCACATCGTCTGGGCCGCCGAGGAGGACCGCCCGCTGTCACCGGCCGACCTGTCCCGCCAGATCGGCATGACCTCGGGCGCCACCACCGTGCTGCTGAACCGGCTGGAGACCGCCGGGCACATCCGTCGCAGCCGGGAGCACGCCGACCGGCGCCGGGTCACGCTCCGGCCCGAGCCGGAGGCCCGCGAGCAGGTCCGCCGGTTCCTCGCGGTGGCCGGGGTGGAGGTCGCCGAGGTGCTGCAGGACACCGGCCTCGACGACCTGCGCCGGATCACCGCGTTCGTCACCCGCCTCGGGGAGGCGAGCGCCGCGGCCAACGAACGCCTACGGCATCGAGAAGCGGGACGGCCCACCTGAGCGGCCGGGGCGCGGTGCCGCGGTGGCGAACCCGGTGAGGTGGGCGTAGGCCACCGCGTGGGTGCGGTCACGCAGCCCGAGCTTGCGCAGGATGCTGGAGACGTGCGTCTTCACGGTCTCCTCGCCGACGTGCAGCTGGCGCGCGATCTCCGGGTTGCTCAGGGCCTGCGAGAGCAGCTGCAGCACCTCGCGTTCCCGCGCG contains:
- a CDS encoding MarR family winged helix-turn-helix transcriptional regulator, producing MARVDPLAVRWAPEHTAAIQGLRDWAVRFTELNQHLAAWMNLPGSDATALSHIVWAAEEDRPLSPADLSRQIGMTSGATTVLLNRLETAGHIRRSREHADRRRVTLRPEPEAREQVRRFLAVAGVEVAEVLQDTGLDDLRRITAFVTRLGEASAAANERLRHREAGRPT